A genomic segment from Mustela lutreola isolate mMusLut2 chromosome 15, mMusLut2.pri, whole genome shotgun sequence encodes:
- the RNF222 gene encoding RING finger protein 222: MSEGESKDSSGSECPVCYEKFRDLEGASRTLSCGHVFCHDCLVKYLLSTRVDGQVQRTIVCPICRYVTFLSKKSSRWPSMLDRSSQTLAVPVGPPDTLGHTNPLAATQQVWRPAPSQGAPLPLDLPPGLAREPQIFVISRHGMPLGEQDSVLPRRSLAELSEASPAPSSGRAFCCRSRALLLITLVAVVAVVAAILPWVLLVRKQA; encoded by the coding sequence ATGTCCGAAGGGGAGAGCAAGGACAGCTCCGGCAGCGAGTGCCCCGTGTGCTACGAGAAGTTCCGCGACCTGGAGGGCGCCAGCCGCACGCTGAGCTGCGGCCACGTGTTCTGCCACGACTGCCTTGTCAAGTACCTGCTCTCCACGCGCGTGGACGGCCAAGTGCAGAGAACCATCGTCTGCCCGATCTGTCGCTATGTCACCTTCCTCAGCAAGAAGAGCTCCCGCTGGCCCTCCATGCTGGACCGCAGCTCGCAGACCCTGGCCGTGCCCGTGGGCCCGCCCGACACCCTGGGTCACACAAACCCTCTGGCTGCCACCCAGCAGGTGTGGAGGCCGGCCCCAAGCCAGGGCGCCCCGCTGCCCTTGGACCTGCCACCGGGCCTGGCCCGGGAGCCTCAGATCTTCGTCATCAGCCGTCATGGGATGCCCCTGGGGGAGCAGGACAGCGTACTGCCACGGCGCAGCCTGGCTGAGCTGTCCGAGGCCTCCCCGGCCCCCAGCTCCGGCCGGGCCTTCTGCTGCCGCTCGCGGGCCCTGCTGCTCATCACCCTTGTCGCCGTGGTGGCCGTGGTGGCCGCCATCCTGCCCTGGGTGCTGTTGGTAAGGAAGCAGGCCTGA